One genomic window of Quercus robur chromosome 6, dhQueRobu3.1, whole genome shotgun sequence includes the following:
- the LOC126690299 gene encoding uncharacterized protein LOC126690299 — MAEGVKTVTPAKKGTGKGLMTAPEGKQERPPSLLRDDSKYALEKLSSIITAEDYEDLGNHSTEAMGETGLFAVAQSLVMMKGLLDRCLNRESTLDRVRAKAEQTEEELGQLHKWRSKMEKKLELSEQARKELEEKTATLLTAIENKEAEIKQLKEDLRQAKVAAVEEYRCSESCLGELSDSFLQGFDDSLRQVKNAYPELDLTMVKLEDQAQTSALPVASENTEYLFGEDAVQGDGESVPSKDVQVADQKKD, encoded by the exons ATGGCAGAGGGTGtcaagaccgtcaccccagctaAGAAGGGGACGGGTAAAGGACTGATGACGGCCCCAGagggtaagcaagagagacctccttcccttctccgtgatgactccaagtatgcgttggagaagctgtcgtccatcatcacggcagaagactatgaagacctgggaaaccattcgacggaggcaatgggggagacgggcctctttgccgtcgctcag tctttggtcatgatgaagggactactggaccggtgtctcaaccgtgagagtaCCTTGGACCGGGTACGCGCGAAggcggagcagacggaggaagagctcggacaactTCATAAATGGAGGTctaagatggagaagaagctggagctttccGAGCAGGCGAGGAaggagctggaggagaagacggccACTTTGCTGACGGCCATAGAGAATAAAGAGGCTGAGATCAAACAACTCAAAGAAGATCTCCGTCAGGCCAAAGTGGCAGCCGTCGAGGAGTATCGATGCTCGGAGTCCTGTTTGGGCGAGCTGTCAGACtccttccttcaaggcttcgatGATTCCCTCCGTCAAGTCAAAAACGCCTATCCAGAGCTGGATTTGACAATGGTGaaacttgaggaccaagcccagacttctgccctccccgtcgcctccgaGAATACGGAGTACCTCTTTGGCGAAGACGCCGTTCAAGGAGACGGAGAGTCCGtcccgtcgaaggatgtccaAGTCGCTGATCAGAAGAAGGATTAA